The sequence below is a genomic window from Ignavibacteriales bacterium.
TGTACCTGCAAGTGACATCGCTCCTAACTGGGGAAGGAAAAATCTCGAGGGTATGCTTGAGCAGATTAACAAAAAAGGTTGATTGATATTTATTCTCAGTCAGTCACGGTTTGGACCGTGACTGGCAATAATATAATCCGCAGAATATATCTGTTTTTAGTCCTAATCATTAATAGACTTGATTAAAAAATACAGGAATTACCATTAAGCAAGGTGCGGGTTTATCAAATAGTATTGCTGGAGTAAATTTAGTTTCACTTATTAATCGAACTGCTTCTTCATCACATCCAAAACCAATACCTTTTACCACATTGACATCGATTACATTACCTAAAGAATCAATTTTTGCTTGAACTAAAACTTTTCCCCGTATATTGTTCTTAACTGCTAATATAGGATACACCAAGCGAGATTGTATAGAATCTATTCCACCGATAGGATAAGGCATTACATCGTAAACAGGCAGCAAACATGTTGGTCCTTCATCGTAGTATGAATCTGTTTGACTAAATATTGTTATTGAAAAAAGCAGAATGAAGAATGAAGTTTTCATATAATTAAAATTCTTTAATCTTAAATTTTATTTGAATTAACATTTCTACTTTTGAAGGTTTCCCTTTCTTTAATGCAGGCATAAAAACTGCAGTTTTAATAAGATGTATTGCTTCTTCATCACAGCCATAGCCAATGCCTTTTATTATTCTTGCATCGTTCACTATACCCTGTGAATCTATTTTTGCCAGCACATAAACATTACCTTCAATCTTATTTTGAATTGCCATTGAGGGATAAACAAGACGAGAATAAATCGAGTCTAAACCTCCAACAGGATAAGCGAGTGTGTCATATTCACCGCCGCATCTGATCGCTTCATCATAAAGTGAATCTGTTTGACAGAAGGAATAAGCAGACAGAAGTATTATAAAAAGAAATATTTTCATCATTGTAAATTTATGTCTTATACAAATGAGATGGAATGATGTTCCCCAGGCACTTATTATTTTTTACCTGTTCATCATCCAGGAACACAAAAATTTTTAATCATCGGTTAGTTCCTTATTCCCAATCTTCCTGTTCAACTTTAATTATAATTTTTTATAATTAAAGAAAACGCGTTATCTTTAATTAAGATTTTTTATAATTAAAGAAAAAATGTGAAAACAGATGAAAATCGAAGAATTCAAATCCGGCAAGTTTTTATCACAGAAGCATTATAAAAGTTTCTCTCCATCAAGAATAAATCAGGTATGGACGTGGAATGACGCAAAGATCAATACTCTTCTGGCTGAAGCAAACCGCAAACTCGGTTCACTTGATGCGTTCTCAAAACATGTTCCTGATATAGATATATTCATCGAAATGCACATTGCAAAGGAAGCTACCAAATCCAGCAGGATAGAAGGAACACAAACAGAGATTGAAGAAGCGATAAAAAGCAGTTCAGATATTTCGCCTGAAAGAAAAAACGATTGGCAGGAAGTTCATAACTATATTGAAGCGAGTAACAAATCAATCGCGAAGTTAAAGAAACTCCCGGTATCAACACGACTTTTAAAAGATGCGCATAAAATCCTGATGAAAGGTGTGAGAGTGGAACATAAAAATCCGGGAGAGTTCAGGGAGAGTCAGAACTGGATTGGCGGCGCTACTATAAACGATGCGGTATTTGTTCCGCCGGTTCATACAGAAATAAATGAATTGATGAGCGACCTGGAAAAGTTTCTTCACAATGATTCTATTGACGTACCGGTATTGATACGCGCAGGAATAACACATTACCAGTTTGAAACTATTCACCCGTTCCTTGATGGAAACGGAAGAATAGGACGATTGCTGATCACACTGTACTTAGTCAGTTCTGGATTGATGAGTAAACCTTCATTGTACCTATCCGACTATTTTGAAAAACACAGGATGTTGTACTATGATAATCTTAACAAAGCAAGGCGGGCAAATGATCTTGCTCAGTGGTTAAAGTTTTTTCTTGCAGGAATAATTGAGACAAGTGAAAAGGGGATAAGCACTTTCCAAAAAATACTAAAGCTTAAAGAAACTATAGA
It includes:
- a CDS encoding energy transducer TonB produces the protein MKTSFFILLFSITIFSQTDSYYDEGPTCLLPVYDVMPYPIGGIDSIQSRLVYPILAVKNNIRGKVLVQAKIDSLGNVIDVNVVKGIGFGCDEEAVRLISETKFTPAILFDKPAPCLMVIPVFFNQVY
- a CDS encoding energy transducer TonB, coding for MMKIFLFIILLSAYSFCQTDSLYDEAIRCGGEYDTLAYPVGGLDSIYSRLVYPSMAIQNKIEGNVYVLAKIDSQGIVNDARIIKGIGYGCDEEAIHLIKTAVFMPALKKGKPSKVEMLIQIKFKIKEF
- a CDS encoding Fic family protein, yielding MKIEEFKSGKFLSQKHYKSFSPSRINQVWTWNDAKINTLLAEANRKLGSLDAFSKHVPDIDIFIEMHIAKEATKSSRIEGTQTEIEEAIKSSSDISPERKNDWQEVHNYIEASNKSIAKLKKLPVSTRLLKDAHKILMKGVRVEHKNPGEFRESQNWIGGATINDAVFVPPVHTEINELMSDLEKFLHNDSIDVPVLIRAGITHYQFETIHPFLDGNGRIGRLLITLYLVSSGLMSKPSLYLSDYFEKHRMLYYDNLNKARRANDLAQWLKFFLAGIIETSEKGISTFQKILKLKETIEDKKLVKLGKKIETGKSLMRYLYKKPIVNATIVQEEMEISLPTANSIIADFIKLGILAERTGWKRNREFEFSEYLNLFK